In one Fibrobacter sp. genomic region, the following are encoded:
- a CDS encoding GDSL-type esterase/lipase family protein: MGVHTEQFSFNGRWEHTDSYSRTSAPAAMIQFNAVASDLEFDIEGQARWRVDQDGKQIAVFVTDSRSVQKVKAAGDGESHRYRLIKVSESNPGGAKVYGISLDAKGKFMDPPKSSNRRIEFIGDSFTVGYGVEGQVGDPDDHVFIATNASKSYAFLLADSYKADFQVNAFSGRGVVRNYDNIVPEWLVPRLYQYTVPGEATSDLGQGADSTKLMWNFNDFHPQVIVVFLGINDFQGNAPYGDKAAFKKAYAELLQKLRDAHPGVKFLLVSTKIWPNDDLTPTVKAVFDAEKASGHNDLDFVEVRTENTALHGHPCERSQVDLANTLRPIIGRLGRWMSR; encoded by the coding sequence ATGGGTGTTCATACAGAACAGTTTTCCTTTAATGGTCGTTGGGAACATACGGATTCCTATAGTCGAACAAGTGCCCCGGCGGCAATGATTCAGTTCAACGCTGTTGCCAGTGATCTTGAATTTGATATTGAAGGCCAGGCTCGTTGGCGAGTAGATCAGGATGGAAAACAGATTGCAGTCTTTGTGACGGACTCTCGCTCTGTTCAGAAGGTGAAGGCTGCTGGTGATGGGGAATCTCATCGCTATCGCTTGATCAAGGTCAGCGAAAGCAATCCGGGTGGTGCCAAGGTTTATGGCATCTCCTTGGACGCCAAGGGAAAGTTCATGGATCCGCCCAAGTCTTCTAACCGCCGTATCGAATTTATTGGAGACTCCTTCACCGTGGGCTATGGCGTAGAAGGCCAGGTTGGTGATCCCGATGATCACGTATTCATTGCTACCAACGCTTCCAAGAGTTATGCCTTCCTGCTGGCTGATAGCTACAAGGCAGATTTCCAGGTGAACGCCTTCAGCGGCCGTGGAGTGGTCCGCAACTATGACAACATAGTTCCGGAATGGCTGGTGCCTCGTTTGTACCAGTACACTGTTCCCGGTGAGGCTACTTCCGACTTGGGCCAGGGGGCAGATTCCACCAAGCTCATGTGGAACTTCAATGATTTCCACCCGCAGGTTATCGTGGTGTTCCTGGGCATCAATGACTTCCAGGGCAATGCCCCCTATGGCGACAAGGCTGCCTTCAAGAAGGCTTACGCGGAGCTTCTCCAGAAATTACGTGACGCTCATCCTGGAGTCAAGTTCCTTTTGGTCTCTACCAAGATTTGGCCCAACGACGACTTGACCCCTACCGTAAAGGCCGTTTTTGACGCAGAGAAGGCCTCTGGCCACAATGATTTGGACTTTGTGGAGGTAAGAACGGAAAATACGGCCCTCCATGGTCACCCCTGCGAACGTTCCCAGGTTGATTTGGCTAACACTTTGAGGCCAATTATCGGTCGTTTGGGCCGTTGGATGTCCCGCTAA
- a CDS encoding GGDEF domain-containing protein, which translates to MSKILEKLYALFRMNILIFVLLAVTVIALFAYQNGLDNIEPLYLSDYPYVIAETDSADGGASAVQLARTDSSIIVDYELREGYAYPYVGVKIFLGDGKTRGRDLSKYDSIFVWVKPRGEGTVRLYMRSYDSTIYRQGDESSLKFNEIEFFPLEETYPAVFVPKEFRVAGWWVAQNEINVHKAHVDLSNVPLIEIQTGTNAPLGYGTLEIKGFCFKGKKIAKEKLVTSLVAMWFVTFLIILIIRFFDYSRERAANKKKREELEKNLLALEIEKSEYEKSSKEDPLTGCLNRAGFSSILMREQENLSKNGSPVSFVILDIDHFKQINDSYGHNVGDEVLVNLTKLIQGKIRNTDALVRWGGEEFVILCGDTPIQNAQFLAEKLRMAIENGELIKQQKVTCSFGIAEMIAGEDPKRLFERADKALYSSKENGRNRVTSATFKRTH; encoded by the coding sequence ATGTCGAAGATTTTAGAGAAACTTTACGCCTTGTTCAGGATGAATATCTTGATCTTTGTGCTCTTGGCTGTTACAGTCATAGCCCTTTTCGCGTACCAGAATGGCCTGGATAATATCGAACCGCTTTACCTGTCCGATTATCCCTATGTCATTGCAGAAACGGACTCCGCTGATGGTGGAGCCTCTGCAGTCCAGTTGGCCCGCACGGACTCTTCCATTATCGTAGACTATGAACTGCGTGAAGGTTATGCCTATCCGTATGTGGGCGTCAAGATCTTCCTTGGCGACGGCAAGACCCGCGGTAGGGATCTTTCCAAGTATGACAGCATCTTCGTGTGGGTGAAGCCTCGTGGTGAAGGTACTGTGCGTCTTTACATGCGCAGCTATGATAGCACCATCTATCGCCAGGGTGACGAATCTTCCCTCAAGTTCAATGAAATTGAATTCTTCCCCTTGGAAGAAACCTATCCGGCAGTGTTCGTTCCCAAGGAATTCCGCGTTGCCGGTTGGTGGGTTGCCCAGAACGAAATTAACGTGCATAAGGCCCATGTGGACTTGAGCAACGTTCCCCTGATTGAAATTCAGACTGGTACCAATGCTCCGTTGGGCTACGGCACCTTGGAAATCAAGGGTTTCTGCTTCAAGGGCAAGAAGATTGCCAAGGAAAAGCTGGTCACTTCCCTTGTGGCCATGTGGTTTGTCACCTTCCTTATCATCTTGATTATCCGCTTCTTTGATTACAGCCGTGAACGTGCTGCCAACAAGAAGAAGCGTGAAGAGTTGGAAAAGAACTTGCTGGCTCTCGAAATCGAAAAGAGCGAATACGAGAAGTCCAGTAAGGAAGACCCGCTTACTGGTTGCTTGAACCGCGCTGGCTTTAGCAGCATCCTCATGCGCGAACAGGAAAACCTGAGCAAGAACGGTAGCCCGGTTTCCTTCGTGATTTTGGATATCGACCATTTCAAGCAGATCAACGATTCCTATGGTCACAACGTGGGTGACGAAGTTCTGGTGAACTTGACCAAGCTTATTCAGGGCAAGATCCGTAATACCGACGCCCTGGTACGTTGGGGTGGTGAAGAATTCGTGATCCTGTGTGGCGATACGCCGATCCAGAATGCTCAGTTCCTTGCTGAAAAGCTTCGCATGGCAATTGAAAACGGCGAACTTATCAAGCAGCAGAAGGTAACCTGCTCCTTCGGTATTGCCGAAATGATTGCTGGTGAAGATCCCAAGCGCCTCTTCGAACGTGCCGACAAGGCCCTCTACTCCTCCAAGGAAAATGGCCGTAACCGCGTCACGAGCGCTACTTTCAAGCGGACTCATTAG
- a CDS encoding TIGR02147 family protein, with product MKQIFEYTDYREWLRDAFDDFKQRKSIISWRYMAMKIGADPGNLLRMSQGKIHLSTNFIKPTAEFFELGEKETAYWTEMVLFGRSKTDADALQHYEKMQSLKGVSLKYLAKKELEFYRHWYYNAIRSIIGICKFKDDYQGLAESCTPQITVEEAKAAVELLHELNMISTDREGFWKVNDTFVSTGGNWRSAAVRQFQKDTIALAGESLERHAPFLRDISTVTMTFNMDDIQLIREKIEEFRSDLLRLSQEGSGDNTVFQLNVQLFPLAFTKPLQEKKK from the coding sequence ATGAAGCAGATTTTTGAATATACCGATTACCGTGAATGGCTTAGAGACGCATTTGATGACTTTAAACAGAGAAAGTCTATTATTTCTTGGCGTTACATGGCTATGAAAATCGGTGCGGATCCTGGTAACCTGTTGAGAATGTCCCAGGGCAAGATCCACCTGTCCACTAATTTTATCAAGCCCACTGCAGAATTTTTTGAACTTGGCGAAAAGGAAACCGCCTACTGGACCGAAATGGTTCTTTTTGGACGTTCCAAGACCGATGCCGACGCTTTGCAGCACTACGAAAAGATGCAGTCCCTCAAGGGCGTTTCCTTGAAGTACCTGGCCAAGAAGGAACTGGAATTCTATCGTCACTGGTACTACAATGCTATCCGCTCCATTATCGGTATTTGCAAGTTCAAGGACGACTACCAGGGTCTTGCAGAAAGCTGCACTCCTCAGATTACCGTGGAGGAGGCCAAGGCTGCTGTTGAATTGCTGCATGAGCTCAACATGATCTCTACCGACCGTGAAGGCTTCTGGAAGGTGAATGACACCTTCGTAAGTACCGGTGGAAACTGGCGCTCTGCAGCGGTCCGTCAGTTCCAGAAGGATACCATCGCTCTCGCCGGCGAGTCCCTGGAACGTCATGCACCCTTCCTTCGCGACATTAGCACAGTCACCATGACGTTTAATATGGATGATATCCAGCTAATTCGTGAAAAGATTGAAGAATTCCGTTCGGATTTACTACGTTTATCCCAGGAAGGTTCCGGTGACAACACCGTATTCCAGTTAAACGTCCAGCTTTTCCCGTTGGCATTCACTAAACCGCTTCAGGAGAAAAAGAAATGA
- a CDS encoding polyprenyl synthetase family protein produces MESLEKEAAVALDYLSRISKEAEKAFDEFLPSEKDRPCRLHEAMRYSMFAGGKRLRPALVRAAFDMFGGKGESVRYAMSALEMLHTFSLIHDDLPCIDDDDFRRGKPTSHKQFGEATAVMAGDALCILAFEMMGKTGNAKAIEILAHLLGTFGMIGGEMTDIECEGKQVDLEIVDYIHYHKTAALIEASLEVGARLANASEEEIKAIRDYGRSIGLAFQIVDDILDIVSTTEELGKDAGSDIEKGKATYPALVGLEQSRVRARELYEESIKALDTLKQDTEILRSIAAFIITRVK; encoded by the coding sequence ATGGAATCTCTTGAAAAAGAAGCGGCTGTAGCCCTTGATTACCTTTCCCGCATTTCCAAGGAAGCGGAAAAGGCTTTTGATGAATTTCTCCCGTCCGAAAAGGATAGACCGTGTCGCCTTCACGAGGCTATGCGCTATTCCATGTTCGCTGGCGGCAAGCGTTTGCGCCCGGCCTTGGTTCGCGCTGCATTCGATATGTTTGGCGGCAAGGGCGAATCTGTTCGCTACGCTATGAGCGCGCTGGAAATGCTCCACACGTTCTCGCTGATTCACGATGACCTGCCCTGCATCGACGATGATGATTTTCGTCGTGGCAAGCCCACTTCCCATAAGCAGTTCGGCGAAGCCACTGCAGTGATGGCTGGTGATGCTCTTTGCATTCTCGCCTTCGAAATGATGGGTAAGACCGGCAATGCAAAGGCAATTGAAATTTTGGCTCACCTGCTGGGCACCTTCGGTATGATTGGTGGCGAAATGACCGATATCGAATGCGAAGGCAAGCAGGTGGATTTGGAAATTGTGGACTACATCCACTATCACAAGACTGCAGCTCTTATTGAAGCTTCCCTGGAAGTTGGCGCCCGCTTGGCTAACGCTTCCGAAGAAGAAATCAAGGCTATCCGCGATTACGGTCGCTCCATCGGTCTTGCCTTCCAGATTGTGGATGATATCCTGGATATCGTTTCCACTACTGAAGAACTTGGTAAGGATGCCGGTTCCGACATCGAGAAGGGTAAGGCTACTTATCCGGCTCTGGTTGGCTTGGAACAGTCCCGTGTCCGTGCCCGTGAACTGTATGAAGAATCCATCAAGGCTTTGGATACCCTGAAGCAGGATACCGAGATTCTTCGTTCTATTGCCGCATTCATCATTACTCGAGTTAAGTAA
- the dxs gene encoding 1-deoxy-D-xylulose-5-phosphate synthase — MDLKDIKSPKDIKHCSVEELNKLASQIRETIIGQVSKHGGHLASSLGVVELTLALHYVYNTPDDKIVWDVGHQAYVHKLLTGRFDRFGSLRQQDGISGFLKRHESEYDCFGAGHATTSISAALGFAVARNHFNRRNNVVAVIGDGSMTGGMAYEALNNAGISKQNMTIILNDNKMSIAPNVGGFSKYLNRVISDPVYNKMRMDLDRLMKRLPGVLGSRFRDLFLQVESAAKTAVKPGQFFEDLGVRYFGPIDGHDINELVMILERVKSQPGPCLVHVLTEKGRGLDAAVKNPTKFHGCNPFDPESGLPLVPGSKNPSLTSVFGKTMLELAKKDNRIIGITAAMPTGCGLDIMAKEMPDRVIDVGIAEEHAVTFAAGLACDGVVPVVAIYSSFMQRAYDQIMHDIALQNLHVVLVLDRAGLVGADGPTHHGAFDLSFLRTIPGITILAPSNENELRDMLTASIDMPGVVAIRYPRGTALAEELEPATDNFDGCLPKVLEQGKDILLLGAGFMTNELKKTAKVLRENGYNPTLVDARIVKPLDQECYRGLFENHKVIVTLEDNTLVGGYGSAIGEMLLDFGYTDKRLIRFGLPDNFVEQGEISALYKLLKIDGESVAKQIMDKIQ; from the coding sequence ATGGATCTTAAAGATATAAAGTCCCCAAAGGACATCAAACACTGCTCTGTCGAAGAGCTGAACAAGCTGGCCAGCCAGATTCGCGAGACCATCATTGGTCAAGTGTCTAAGCATGGCGGTCATCTTGCTTCCAGCCTTGGCGTGGTGGAACTTACCCTTGCATTGCACTACGTGTACAATACACCGGACGACAAGATTGTCTGGGATGTGGGTCACCAGGCTTATGTCCATAAGCTCCTGACAGGCCGTTTTGATCGCTTTGGCTCCCTCCGTCAGCAGGATGGTATTTCCGGATTCTTGAAGCGTCACGAAAGTGAATACGACTGCTTTGGCGCAGGCCATGCCACTACGTCTATTTCTGCAGCCCTCGGTTTTGCTGTTGCACGTAACCACTTCAACCGTCGTAACAACGTCGTTGCCGTAATTGGTGATGGTTCCATGACCGGCGGTATGGCTTACGAAGCCTTGAACAACGCTGGCATTTCCAAGCAGAACATGACCATCATCTTGAACGACAACAAGATGAGTATTGCTCCCAACGTAGGTGGCTTCAGCAAGTACTTGAACCGCGTCATTTCCGACCCGGTGTACAACAAGATGCGTATGGACCTGGACCGCTTGATGAAGCGTCTTCCGGGCGTACTTGGATCCCGCTTCCGTGATCTGTTCCTCCAGGTTGAAAGTGCTGCAAAGACTGCAGTCAAGCCGGGACAGTTCTTCGAAGATCTGGGTGTCCGTTACTTTGGCCCTATCGATGGCCATGACATTAATGAACTGGTGATGATTCTTGAACGTGTAAAGTCTCAGCCGGGCCCCTGCCTGGTCCACGTTCTTACTGAGAAGGGCCGCGGTCTCGACGCTGCGGTGAAGAACCCCACCAAGTTCCACGGTTGTAATCCCTTCGATCCGGAAAGCGGTCTTCCGCTGGTGCCGGGTAGCAAGAATCCTTCCTTGACCAGCGTGTTCGGTAAGACCATGCTGGAACTTGCCAAGAAGGACAACCGCATCATCGGTATTACTGCCGCAATGCCTACGGGCTGCGGTCTCGATATTATGGCGAAGGAAATGCCCGACCGCGTCATTGACGTGGGTATCGCCGAAGAACACGCTGTAACCTTTGCTGCAGGTCTTGCGTGCGATGGCGTTGTTCCGGTGGTGGCAATTTACTCCTCCTTTATGCAACGCGCCTACGACCAGATTATGCACGACATTGCTCTGCAGAATCTCCACGTTGTTCTGGTGCTGGACCGTGCTGGCCTCGTAGGCGCAGACGGCCCCACACATCATGGTGCGTTCGACTTGTCTTTCCTGCGTACGATTCCGGGCATTACCATCCTGGCTCCGTCCAACGAAAACGAACTGCGTGACATGCTGACAGCATCCATTGATATGCCGGGTGTTGTGGCTATCCGCTATCCTCGTGGAACAGCCTTGGCTGAAGAACTGGAACCTGCAACAGACAACTTTGACGGCTGTCTGCCGAAGGTCTTGGAACAGGGTAAGGATATCCTGCTTCTTGGCGCAGGCTTCATGACAAATGAACTGAAGAAGACTGCAAAGGTCTTGCGCGAAAACGGATACAACCCGACCCTCGTGGATGCCCGTATCGTAAAGCCTCTTGACCAGGAATGCTACCGCGGTCTCTTCGAAAACCACAAGGTGATTGTCACTTTGGAAGACAATACGCTGGTGGGCGGTTACGGTTCCGCTATCGGCGAAATGCTCCTGGACTTCGGATATACGGACAAGCGTTTGATCCGCTTCGGACTTCCGGACAACTTTGTGGAACAGGGCGAAATTTCTGCCCTCTATAAACTCTTGAAAATTGACGGAGAATCCGTCGCCAAACAGATCATGGATAAAATCCAATAA
- a CDS encoding RNA methyltransferase, whose product MSEENNEKRTVRSTLNRKFGVSEATDRRNPRRDDDNRGERKSFGDRPSFRGDRDERRGDRKFGDRPRRDGDRPFRGDRDDRRGGDRPFDRERRPRGDRPFNRSERRGHFGDDRRPRREFAQAGAPIYRQRPEEQQTEAVEEVLDEAALEARVAQVESSEDVVSNPPWFKKLLALTTEKGREREGRFLGEGVHVVEELVKHHRELVSSVYMVEGFNDEALIEAINEAEIKISVLSEAQMKQLASTVTTQGIIAVARIASTKPVYESSRSVLTLVDAVQDPGNLGTLFRTSLGFGSDGMILGRGTVSPFNPKVVRGSSGTFLRVPFEFDVDLIDQINFLRSKGYTIIATDLHGKQSLREIPKHKLRKMAFLVGNEGAGTNPYFIELADETVKIPMSSDLESLNVSVAHGILSYEAAQIQDELK is encoded by the coding sequence ATGAGCGAAGAAAATAACGAAAAGCGTACCGTGAGATCCACTCTCAATCGTAAGTTCGGCGTTAGCGAAGCTACCGACCGTCGTAATCCCCGCCGCGATGATGACAACCGTGGCGAACGCAAGTCTTTTGGCGACCGTCCCTCCTTCCGTGGTGACCGTGATGAACGCCGTGGCGATCGCAAGTTCGGTGACCGTCCGCGCCGTGATGGTGATCGTCCGTTCCGTGGTGACCGAGACGACCGTCGTGGTGGAGATCGTCCTTTCGATCGTGAACGCCGTCCCCGTGGCGACCGTCCGTTCAACCGCAGCGAACGCCGTGGCCACTTCGGTGACGACCGTCGTCCCCGTCGCGAATTTGCTCAGGCAGGTGCTCCGATCTATCGTCAGCGTCCTGAAGAACAGCAGACTGAAGCTGTTGAAGAAGTTCTGGACGAAGCCGCTCTCGAAGCACGCGTTGCTCAGGTTGAATCCAGCGAAGACGTGGTTTCCAATCCGCCTTGGTTCAAGAAGCTCCTCGCTCTCACCACCGAAAAGGGTCGTGAACGTGAAGGCCGTTTCCTCGGTGAAGGCGTCCATGTTGTTGAAGAATTGGTCAAGCACCATCGTGAATTGGTCAGCTCTGTCTACATGGTTGAAGGTTTCAACGACGAAGCTTTGATCGAAGCTATCAACGAAGCTGAAATCAAGATCAGTGTTCTGTCTGAGGCTCAGATGAAGCAGCTCGCTTCTACCGTTACCACTCAGGGCATTATTGCTGTTGCTCGCATTGCAAGCACCAAGCCTGTTTACGAATCCAGCCGCAGCGTCCTCACTCTCGTTGACGCTGTGCAGGATCCGGGTAACCTTGGTACCCTTTTCCGCACCAGCCTCGGCTTCGGTTCCGATGGTATGATTCTCGGTCGCGGTACCGTCAGCCCCTTCAACCCCAAGGTTGTCCGTGGTTCCTCGGGTACTTTCCTCCGCGTGCCTTTCGAATTTGACGTTGATCTCATCGACCAGATCAACTTCCTCCGCAGCAAGGGTTACACCATCATCGCTACCGACTTGCACGGTAAGCAGAGCCTCCGCGAAATCCCGAAGCACAAGCTCCGCAAGATGGCTTTCCTCGTGGGTAACGAAGGTGCAGGCACCAATCCGTACTTCATCGAACTCGCTGACGAAACCGTCAAGATTCCGATGAGCAGTGATCTTGAATCCTTGAACGTCTCTGTGGCTCACGGTATTCTTTCCTACGAAGCTGCTCAGATCCAGGACGAACTCAAGTAA
- the pyrF gene encoding orotidine-5'-phosphate decarboxylase, with protein sequence MNFHERLEQRVAKCGNPVCMGMDPVMKLIDPCVSAGSAEDKIKRFYSEILECCIKRNVMPAVVKPNSAYYECVSVQAMLTLQQLIADYRSAGIPVILDAKRGDIGKSSAAYAVAAFDVYKADVVTVSPWMGSDSVNPFVRENSENGAYVLLRTSNKGAHDFQDMQVIGSDDPRDVNEAFYSVADKIFEWDGDKGFFGAVVGATHPEELEKITAYCVAHQHEIPFLIPGVSIPGVPGGQGGDAKTVLTAIKNGGGKRQFHVLNSSSGLNFAYQRSGNPENFATECVDALERLAEACQI encoded by the coding sequence ATGAATTTTCATGAACGTCTAGAACAGCGTGTCGCCAAGTGCGGCAACCCGGTTTGCATGGGCATGGACCCGGTGATGAAGCTCATCGATCCTTGCGTTTCTGCAGGTTCTGCCGAAGACAAGATCAAGCGTTTCTATTCCGAAATTTTGGAATGTTGCATCAAGCGTAACGTGATGCCTGCTGTGGTGAAGCCCAACAGTGCATACTACGAATGCGTTAGCGTGCAGGCTATGCTCACCTTGCAGCAGCTCATTGCTGACTACCGTAGCGCAGGAATCCCGGTGATTCTCGACGCCAAGCGCGGCGACATCGGCAAGTCCAGCGCCGCCTATGCAGTGGCTGCATTCGACGTTTACAAGGCCGACGTGGTGACCGTTTCTCCCTGGATGGGTTCCGATTCCGTGAATCCTTTCGTTCGCGAAAATTCTGAAAACGGTGCATACGTTCTTCTCCGCACCAGCAACAAGGGCGCCCACGATTTCCAGGACATGCAGGTCATCGGCAGCGACGATCCCCGCGACGTAAACGAAGCCTTCTACTCCGTTGCTGACAAAATCTTTGAATGGGACGGCGACAAGGGTTTCTTCGGCGCAGTGGTGGGCGCAACCCATCCTGAAGAACTTGAAAAGATCACCGCCTACTGCGTTGCCCATCAGCACGAGATTCCTTTCCTGATTCCGGGTGTTTCCATTCCTGGTGTTCCGGGTGGTCAGGGCGGCGATGCAAAGACTGTGCTTACTGCAATCAAGAACGGTGGTGGCAAGCGTCAGTTCCACGTGCTGAACAGTTCCAGCGGTCTGAACTTTGCTTACCAGCGCAGCGGCAATCCCGAGAACTTCGCAACCGAATGCGTTGACGCTCTGGAACGCCTGGCTGAAGCCTGCCAGATTTAA
- a CDS encoding MlaD family protein: MAFKPLKRINWMEISGVMVGVFFTTAVMIFAIVLYAKLFSTGMIGVEEYTLHSTFEKAFGLRPGTRVQISGVDVGQISNVEIEGDGVNMEFIIRKQYQPWITDSATVFAIRDQNLISARVINIDVRRGKGRILEDGDYLPPGQAQDIETVLETANELLGRVNSLVDGIDTLLVMAMDTGTTVGALFGSRLLYDNLNRQLSRLNDITYSGKKVLFQASGLLDTLTYTVPALMGKVDGITTDVTSLMSDLKPLPQKVDGLMGNVDSLMGNVGTMVGNVDKTLGKADDLLGEVGKLTTGIADFMETTEATLQNADDLMAGIENMWIIKRSIPSKDTVPFMVETLW; the protein is encoded by the coding sequence ATGGCATTTAAACCTTTAAAGCGAATCAATTGGATGGAAATATCCGGCGTTATGGTCGGTGTTTTCTTCACTACCGCTGTAATGATTTTTGCCATTGTCCTTTATGCCAAGTTATTCTCCACCGGTATGATCGGCGTGGAAGAATATACTCTTCACAGTACATTTGAAAAAGCTTTCGGCCTTAGACCTGGTACCCGTGTCCAGATTAGCGGTGTGGACGTAGGTCAGATTTCCAACGTGGAAATCGAAGGCGATGGCGTCAACATGGAATTCATCATCCGCAAGCAGTACCAACCCTGGATTACAGACAGCGCCACAGTATTCGCCATCCGTGACCAGAACTTGATTTCTGCTCGTGTCATCAATATCGACGTTCGCCGTGGCAAAGGTCGTATTCTTGAGGACGGAGACTACCTGCCTCCCGGCCAGGCACAGGACATTGAAACAGTACTTGAAACTGCCAACGAACTTTTGGGTCGTGTGAACTCCCTTGTGGATGGTATCGACACCCTTCTCGTCATGGCCATGGATACTGGAACCACCGTGGGTGCCCTCTTCGGAAGCCGCTTGCTTTACGACAACTTGAACAGGCAGTTGTCCAGACTAAACGACATTACCTACTCCGGCAAGAAGGTCCTCTTCCAGGCTTCCGGATTGTTGGATACTTTGACATACACTGTCCCGGCGCTTATGGGCAAGGTGGACGGAATCACCACCGACGTCACCAGCTTAATGAGCGACCTGAAGCCCCTTCCCCAGAAGGTGGACGGACTTATGGGTAACGTGGACTCCCTCATGGGTAACGTAGGCACCATGGTGGGCAATGTCGACAAGACTCTCGGCAAGGCAGACGACCTGCTTGGTGAAGTTGGAAAGCTTACTACCGGTATCGCCGACTTCATGGAAACTACCGAAGCTACATTGCAGAATGCAGACGACTTGATGGCTGGCATCGAGAACATGTGGATCATCAAGAGATCCATTCCTAGCAAGGATACAGTGCCCTTCATGGTGGAGACCTTATGGTAA
- a CDS encoding M18 family aminopeptidase, translating to MDFFEFLNQAVTPYHTVEFLKKALSVEGITLMERGGALIAVRKPKKACAQSKFRIALAHTDFPALKIAPNPDKGCAGVKTLHSEIYGSPLFTSWLDRDLGYAGLLAFEKEGKVATKLVRGTKLFRIPQLAIHLNRGVNQDGLKVNPQTDLDVLWSGSGYSRKFVETLQAELGSGERLLDFDVQLFDAQAANVGGMDDEWIYSGRLDNLSSCHAIAEAMLSAEALENDFVVAAFFNNEEVGSNTREGAAGNFMESTLEVLWNEAKIEAPFSQALADSLALSIDMAHAEHPNFPQKHEANHAPILGGGVVLKTNSQKRYASDVMSSAQFKLLCEKAGVKSQTFITRNDMPCGSTVGPTISANLGIPTVDIGEPMLSMHSIREMIAVDDHKDMIQLVSTFYK from the coding sequence ATGGATTTTTTTGAGTTTTTGAACCAGGCTGTAACTCCGTACCATACGGTTGAATTTCTAAAGAAAGCTCTTTCTGTGGAGGGAATAACCTTGATGGAAAGAGGTGGCGCCTTAATTGCTGTCCGCAAGCCGAAGAAGGCTTGTGCCCAATCTAAGTTCCGCATTGCGCTGGCTCATACGGATTTCCCAGCCCTGAAGATTGCCCCGAATCCGGACAAGGGCTGTGCTGGTGTAAAAACTCTTCATTCTGAAATTTACGGGAGCCCGCTGTTCACCAGCTGGCTGGACCGCGACCTTGGTTATGCCGGCCTGCTAGCTTTTGAAAAAGAAGGGAAGGTGGCAACAAAGCTTGTCCGTGGAACTAAGTTGTTCCGTATTCCCCAGCTGGCAATTCACTTGAATCGTGGTGTGAACCAGGATGGTTTGAAAGTAAATCCCCAGACGGATCTTGATGTTCTGTGGTCTGGCTCCGGTTACTCTAGGAAATTTGTAGAAACTCTCCAGGCTGAACTTGGCTCTGGTGAACGTCTTCTCGATTTTGATGTTCAGCTGTTTGACGCTCAGGCCGCAAATGTTGGCGGCATGGACGATGAATGGATTTATTCTGGTCGTCTCGACAACTTGAGCAGTTGCCACGCCATCGCAGAAGCCATGCTTTCTGCAGAGGCTTTGGAAAATGATTTTGTTGTAGCCGCATTCTTCAATAACGAAGAAGTGGGTAGCAACACTCGCGAAGGTGCTGCAGGCAACTTCATGGAATCCACTCTTGAAGTTCTTTGGAATGAAGCCAAGATTGAAGCACCCTTCTCTCAGGCTCTTGCAGATTCCCTTGCCTTGTCCATTGACATGGCTCACGCTGAACATCCCAATTTTCCGCAGAAGCACGAAGCTAACCACGCTCCGATTCTCGGTGGCGGTGTGGTATTGAAGACAAATTCACAGAAGCGTTATGCAAGTGATGTGATGTCTTCTGCGCAGTTCAAGCTGTTGTGTGAAAAGGCTGGTGTGAAGAGTCAGACTTTCATTACCCGAAACGACATGCCTTGCGGAAGCACGGTGGGTCCCACCATTTCTGCTAACCTTGGAATTCCCACGGTGGACATTGGCGAACCCATGCTCAGCATGCACAGCATCCGAGAAATGATTGCTGTAGATGACCATAAGGATATGATCCAGTTGGTGTCTACATTCTATAAGTAG